A region from the Azospirillaceae bacterium genome encodes:
- a CDS encoding phytanoyl-CoA dioxygenase family protein has protein sequence MSPETTRPETPAGAIDCPFFFEQGYMVCRDVIAPASVDRVARFLRDEMARLRNAGPETAQDSQIQSGHFPLAARLSPALWDIPRDPTLRSLLLSALNSPDLLMHMPPTARFVDPGHAPAAVPPHQDVSYNHHLSDFLTCWVPLVDIDADCGGVAVYEGTQSTTELLNDFSRELWLRPVDADPATRVVCQPMRPGDVLLLNRWIVHESVPNRSSRTRLSIDFRFFGAGSHSTKHHLDCQTWTVIAPKG, from the coding sequence ATGAGCCCGGAAACCACGCGCCCGGAAACCCCCGCGGGAGCGATCGATTGCCCGTTCTTTTTCGAGCAGGGCTACATGGTCTGTCGCGACGTCATCGCACCGGCGTCCGTGGATCGGGTCGCCAGGTTCCTGCGGGACGAAATGGCCCGGTTGCGGAACGCGGGGCCCGAGACGGCGCAGGACAGCCAAATCCAGTCCGGCCACTTCCCGCTGGCGGCGCGACTGTCCCCGGCCTTGTGGGACATTCCGCGCGACCCGACCTTGCGGTCGCTTCTGCTCAGCGCCTTGAACTCGCCGGACCTGCTCATGCACATGCCGCCGACGGCGCGCTTCGTCGATCCCGGCCACGCCCCCGCCGCCGTCCCGCCGCACCAGGACGTGAGCTATAACCATCACCTGTCGGACTTCCTGACCTGCTGGGTCCCGCTGGTCGATATTGACGCCGATTGCGGTGGGGTGGCGGTGTATGAGGGCACGCAATCGACCACGGAATTGCTGAACGACTTCAGCCGGGAGCTATGGTTGCGCCCCGTGGATGCCGATCCCGCCACCCGGGTCGTGTGCCAACCGATGCGTCCCGGGGACGTCCTGCTTCTCAACCGCTGGATCGTCCATGAATCGGTCCCGAACCGGTCAAGCCGGACCCGGCTCAGCATCGATTTTCGATTTTTTGGCGCCGG
- a CDS encoding macrocin O-methyltransferase, translating to MTQPFDGFRKTVLDNDVEARIAEHCQRYGRSPLDSLKHFPVLARRQNLKRFLAHVELFRMTQDVPGDIAELGVFRGMGLMTWANLLEAYCVGDRTKVVYGFDNWKGFTGFTPEDGNDDASSHKVPGGFSPAEHYEELCDAIAIFDSDRFIPGKPRIKLVEGNIEETVTVFREQNPGVRLSLVHFDCDLYAPTKAALEAFWPILSRGGVMMFDEYAIKEWPGETQAVDEFFADKPHVRLRTFDWTNAPAAYLVKP from the coding sequence ATGACCCAACCGTTCGATGGATTTCGCAAGACCGTACTGGATAACGATGTCGAGGCCCGCATCGCCGAGCATTGCCAGCGTTACGGCCGTTCACCCCTGGACTCGCTGAAACATTTTCCCGTCCTGGCCCGCCGCCAGAACCTGAAGCGTTTCCTGGCCCATGTGGAACTTTTCCGGATGACGCAGGACGTGCCGGGGGACATCGCGGAACTCGGCGTGTTTCGCGGCATGGGCCTGATGACGTGGGCCAATCTGCTGGAGGCCTACTGCGTCGGTGACCGGACGAAGGTGGTCTACGGCTTTGACAACTGGAAGGGTTTCACCGGGTTCACGCCCGAGGACGGCAACGACGACGCATCATCGCACAAGGTCCCGGGCGGCTTTTCCCCGGCGGAACATTACGAGGAGTTGTGTGACGCCATCGCGATATTCGATTCCGACAGGTTCATCCCCGGCAAGCCGCGCATCAAGCTGGTCGAAGGAAATATCGAGGAAACCGTCACGGTCTTCCGTGAACAGAATCCCGGCGTGAGGTTGTCCCTGGTGCATTTCGATTGCGACCTGTACGCACCGACCAAGGCGGCGCTGGAGGCCTTTTGGCCCATCCTGTCGCGCGGTGGCGTCATGATGTTCGACGAGTACGCGATCAAGGAATGGCCCGGCGAAACCCAGGCCGTCGATGAGTTTTTCGCCGACAAGCCGCATGTGCGCCTGCGGACCTTCGACTGGACCAACGCGCCCGCCGCCTATCTGGTGAAGCCATGA